A region of Streptomyces paludis DNA encodes the following proteins:
- a CDS encoding helix-turn-helix domain-containing protein, whose protein sequence is MGAIGLDERQESTYRALVAIGAAEVADLAHRLALPEPDTEHALRKLERHGLAAQSSSRTGRWVAAPPAVALGALLTQHRHELEQAELAAVVLAEEYRAEATEPAVHDLIEVVTGPSAVAHRFRQLQLGATEEVCALVTGQPVAVTGLDNEAEERAAARGVAYRVVIERDVLSLPAALSELSAALGRDEQVRVTERVPTKLVIADRSLAMVPLTGPGAEPAALVVHASGLLESLMGLFEAVWREALPLRLRTDCGDGTERTDEGDGGDAVGGSVGGVIRGGGLGGGVTEGRLPGPDATDLEILSLLLAGMTDARVAKQLDLGLRTVQRRVRGLMELSGVTTRLQLGWYAYEKQWVARDLRA, encoded by the coding sequence CTGGGAGCGATAGGTCTCGACGAGAGACAGGAGTCCACGTACCGCGCGCTGGTGGCGATCGGCGCGGCGGAGGTCGCCGATCTGGCGCACCGGCTCGCCCTCCCGGAGCCGGACACCGAACACGCGCTGCGCAAGCTGGAACGGCACGGGCTGGCCGCGCAGTCCTCGTCCCGTACCGGCCGATGGGTCGCGGCGCCGCCCGCCGTCGCCCTCGGGGCGCTGCTCACCCAGCACCGCCACGAGCTGGAGCAGGCCGAACTGGCGGCGGTGGTGCTCGCCGAGGAGTACCGGGCCGAGGCCACCGAGCCGGCCGTGCACGATCTGATCGAGGTGGTGACGGGCCCGAGCGCGGTGGCCCACCGCTTCCGCCAGCTCCAGCTGGGCGCCACCGAGGAGGTCTGCGCCCTGGTCACGGGGCAGCCGGTCGCGGTGACGGGCCTGGACAACGAGGCGGAGGAGCGGGCGGCGGCGCGCGGGGTGGCGTACCGGGTGGTGATCGAGCGCGATGTGCTCTCGCTGCCCGCCGCGCTCAGCGAGCTGTCGGCGGCCCTCGGCCGGGACGAACAGGTACGCGTCACCGAGCGGGTGCCGACGAAGCTGGTGATCGCGGACCGCTCCCTGGCGATGGTCCCGCTGACCGGTCCGGGCGCCGAGCCCGCCGCGCTGGTCGTGCACGCCAGTGGGCTGCTGGAGTCGCTCATGGGGCTCTTCGAGGCGGTCTGGCGCGAGGCGCTGCCCCTGCGGCTCCGTACGGACTGCGGCGACGGTACGGAGCGTACGGACGAGGGGGACGGCGGTGACGCCGTCGGCGGGAGCGTCGGCGGCGTCATCCGCGGTGGCGGCCTCGGCGGCGGCGTGACCGAGGGCCGGCTCCCCGGCCCCGACGCCACCGATCTGGAAATCCTCTCGCTGCTGCTCGCCGGGATGACGGACGCCCGCGTCGCCAAACAGCTGGACCTGGGGCTGCGGACCGTACAGCGCCGGGTGCGGGGGCTCATGGAGCTGAGCGGGGTGACCACCCGGCTCCAGCTGGGCTGGTACGCGTACGAGAAACAGTGGGTGGCGCGCGACCTGCGCGCCTAG
- a CDS encoding pyruvate dehydrogenase, translating to MAKQNVAEQFVDLLVRAGVRRLYGVVGDSLNPVVDAVRRTPGLDWVHVKHEETAAFAAGAEAQITGRLAACAGSCGPGNLHLINGLYDAHRSMAPVLALASHIPSSEIGLGFFQETHPERLFDECSHYNEMISHPRQMPRLVQTAIQHAIGQSGVSVVTLPGDIAAAPAPEKAVEHALVTSRPSVRPGDTEIEKLAHMIDEADRITLFCGSGTAGAHAEVMAFAERVKSPIGHALRGKEWIQYDNPYDVGMSGLLGYGAAYEATHECDLLLLLGTDFPYNAFLPDDVRIAQVDIRPERLGRRSKLDLAVWGDVRETLTCLTPRVRARTDRRFLDKMLKKHADALEGVVRAYTRKVDKHVPIHPEYVAAVLDELAADDAIFTVDTGMCNVWAARYLTPNGRRRVIGSFSHGSMANALPQAIGAQFTDRDRQVVSVSGDGGLAMLMGDLLTLVQYDLPVKVIVFNNSSLGMVELEMMVAGLPAYGTDNHPTDFAAIARAAGAYGVRVEKPRQLAGALKDAFRHRGPAVVDVVTDRNALSIPPRISADMVTGFALSASKMVLDGGVGRMARMARANLRNVPRP from the coding sequence ATGGCCAAGCAGAACGTGGCGGAGCAGTTCGTCGACCTTCTCGTCCGGGCGGGCGTCCGGCGGCTGTACGGGGTCGTCGGTGACAGCCTCAACCCCGTCGTCGACGCCGTCCGCCGTACCCCCGGGCTCGACTGGGTCCATGTCAAGCACGAGGAGACCGCGGCCTTCGCGGCCGGTGCCGAGGCCCAGATCACCGGCCGGCTGGCCGCCTGCGCGGGCTCCTGCGGCCCCGGCAACCTCCACCTCATCAACGGCCTCTACGACGCCCACCGCTCCATGGCGCCCGTACTCGCCCTCGCCTCGCACATCCCGTCGAGCGAGATCGGCCTCGGCTTCTTCCAGGAGACCCATCCCGAGCGGCTCTTCGACGAGTGCAGCCACTACAACGAGATGATCTCCCATCCGCGCCAGATGCCCCGGCTCGTACAGACGGCCATCCAGCACGCCATCGGGCAGAGCGGGGTCAGCGTGGTCACCCTGCCCGGGGACATCGCCGCCGCGCCCGCGCCCGAGAAGGCGGTGGAGCACGCCCTCGTCACCTCGCGGCCCTCCGTACGCCCCGGCGACACGGAGATCGAGAAGCTCGCCCACATGATCGACGAGGCCGACCGGATCACGCTCTTCTGCGGCAGCGGCACGGCCGGCGCGCACGCCGAGGTGATGGCGTTCGCGGAACGGGTCAAGTCCCCGATCGGCCACGCCCTGCGCGGCAAGGAGTGGATCCAGTACGACAATCCCTACGACGTCGGGATGAGCGGGCTGCTCGGATACGGCGCCGCCTACGAGGCCACCCACGAGTGCGATCTGCTGCTCCTGCTCGGCACCGACTTCCCGTACAACGCCTTCCTGCCCGACGACGTCCGGATCGCGCAGGTCGACATCCGGCCCGAACGCCTGGGCCGCCGCTCGAAGCTGGACCTCGCGGTCTGGGGCGACGTACGCGAGACGCTGACCTGTCTGACGCCCCGGGTACGGGCCAGGACCGACCGGCGCTTCCTCGACAAGATGCTCAAGAAGCACGCCGACGCGCTGGAGGGCGTCGTCAGGGCGTACACCCGCAAGGTCGACAAGCATGTGCCGATCCACCCGGAGTACGTGGCCGCCGTGCTGGACGAACTCGCCGCCGACGACGCGATTTTCACCGTGGACACCGGTATGTGCAATGTGTGGGCGGCGCGTTACCTCACGCCGAACGGCCGCCGCCGGGTCATCGGCTCGTTCAGCCACGGCTCGATGGCCAACGCGCTTCCGCAGGCCATCGGCGCCCAGTTCACCGACCGCGACCGCCAGGTCGTCTCGGTCTCCGGCGACGGCGGACTCGCCATGCTGATGGGCGATCTGCTCACGCTCGTCCAGTACGACCTGCCGGTCAAGGTGATCGTCTTCAACAACTCCTCGCTGGGCATGGTCGAGCTGGAGATGATGGTCGCGGGGCTGCCCGCGTACGGGACGGACAACCACCCCACCGACTTCGCGGCCATCGCGCGCGCGGCCGGCGCGTACGGCGTCCGGGTGGAGAAGCCCCGGCAGCTGGCCGGCGCGCTGAAGGACGCCTTCCGGCACCGGGGGCCCGCCGTGGTCGATGTGGTCACCGACCGGAACGCGCTCTCGATCCCGCCCCGGATCAGCGCGGACATGGTGACCGGCTTCGCGCTCTCCGCGAGCAAGATGGTCCTGGACGGCGGGGTGGGCCGGATGGCCCGCATGGCGCGCGCCAACCTCCGCAACGTACCGCGTCCCTGA
- a CDS encoding PPOX class F420-dependent oxidoreductase: MTEFSEAERAYLRTQRLGRMATVDPKGQPQANPVGFHPRDDGTILIGGYALGTTKKWRNLRTNPRVALVVDDIVSTDPWKVRGVDIRGEAELLTGPHDLGPHFSEELIRIHPRKIHSWGLD; the protein is encoded by the coding sequence ATGACGGAATTCAGTGAGGCCGAGCGGGCGTATCTGCGGACGCAGCGGCTGGGCCGGATGGCGACCGTGGATCCGAAGGGGCAGCCGCAAGCCAACCCCGTCGGTTTCCATCCGCGGGACGACGGGACGATCCTGATCGGCGGTTACGCCCTGGGCACCACCAAGAAGTGGCGCAATCTCCGGACCAATCCACGGGTGGCGCTCGTCGTGGACGACATCGTGAGCACCGACCCGTGGAAGGTCCGCGGGGTGGACATCCGGGGCGAGGCGGAGCTGCTGACGGGCCCGCACGACCTCGGCCCGCACTTCAGCGAGGAGCTGATCCGCATTCACCCGCGCAAGATCCACAGCTGGGGCCTGGACTGA
- the sigJ gene encoding RNA polymerase sigma factor SigJ encodes MSTIPSEPGHDRSEPGLSVLLGERRQLTNLAYRLLGSLAEAEDAVQETYTRWYGMSRQEQEAIESPGAWLTTVAGRICLNMLGSARHRRERYVGTWIPEPLPDRTEWIGGRAGGGRSEPADPADRITLDESVNMAFLVVLESMTPAERVAFILHDVFQYPFAEIAGIVGRTPAACRQLASSARRRVRAAQAPPVPKAGQAGLVRHFKEAWEARDIKALVALLDPDATMIADGGGLVGTVLRPVEGSMPIAQYLIHIADKVPNLTLLERTVNGTPGLIAQRAGVTMTVAAFSLSDDRVTRIWAVRNPEKLRAWTEHEPR; translated from the coding sequence ATGAGCACGATCCCGTCCGAGCCAGGGCATGACCGGTCCGAGCCGGGCCTGAGTGTGCTCCTCGGCGAGCGGCGCCAGCTGACCAATCTCGCCTACCGGCTGCTCGGTTCGCTGGCCGAGGCCGAGGACGCCGTACAGGAGACGTACACCCGGTGGTACGGGATGTCGCGGCAGGAGCAGGAGGCCATCGAGTCGCCCGGCGCCTGGCTGACGACGGTGGCCGGCCGGATCTGCCTGAACATGCTGGGGTCGGCGCGGCACCGGCGCGAGCGTTACGTCGGTACGTGGATCCCCGAGCCGCTGCCCGACCGTACGGAGTGGATCGGCGGACGGGCGGGCGGCGGCAGGTCCGAGCCGGCCGACCCCGCCGACCGGATCACCCTGGACGAGTCGGTGAACATGGCCTTCCTCGTCGTCCTGGAGTCGATGACACCGGCCGAGCGCGTGGCGTTCATCCTGCACGACGTCTTCCAGTACCCCTTCGCCGAGATCGCCGGAATCGTCGGCCGGACACCGGCGGCCTGCCGGCAGCTGGCGTCGTCGGCCCGCCGGCGGGTGCGGGCCGCGCAGGCTCCGCCGGTTCCGAAGGCCGGGCAGGCCGGTCTGGTGCGGCACTTCAAGGAGGCGTGGGAGGCCAGGGACATCAAGGCCCTCGTCGCGCTCCTCGACCCCGACGCCACGATGATCGCCGACGGCGGCGGTCTGGTCGGCACGGTCCTCCGCCCGGTCGAGGGCAGCATGCCCATCGCCCAGTACCTGATCCACATCGCCGACAAGGTCCCCAACTTGACGCTCCTGGAACGCACGGTCAACGGCACACCCGGCCTGATCGCCCAGCGCGCCGGTGTCACGATGACAGTGGCGGCGTTCAGCCTCTCCGACGACCGGGTGACCCGCATCTGGGCGGTCCGCAACCCGGAGAAACTCCGCGCGTGGACCGAACACGAACCGCGGTGA
- a CDS encoding Lrp/AsnC family transcriptional regulator, with the protein MDALDRKILAELQRDGRLTVTELAARVQLSISPCHRRLRDLERTGAIRGYRAIVDPAAVGLNFEALVFATLRGADRDTSAAFEEAVAAVPHVIQAQRLFGEPDYLLRVAAADLAAFQQLYDHRLATLPGVQRLTSTLVMKHVVDERPLPS; encoded by the coding sequence ATGGACGCCCTTGACCGGAAGATTCTTGCCGAGCTGCAACGCGACGGCCGGCTGACGGTGACCGAACTCGCCGCCCGCGTGCAGCTCAGCATTTCGCCCTGCCACCGCCGGCTGCGCGACCTCGAACGGACAGGCGCGATCCGCGGCTACCGCGCGATCGTCGACCCGGCCGCCGTCGGCCTGAACTTCGAGGCCCTCGTCTTCGCCACGCTGCGCGGGGCGGACCGTGACACCTCGGCCGCCTTCGAGGAGGCCGTGGCCGCCGTCCCGCATGTCATCCAGGCGCAGCGCCTCTTCGGCGAACCCGACTACCTGCTCCGGGTCGCCGCCGCCGACCTCGCCGCCTTCCAGCAGCTGTACGACCACCGGCTGGCCACCCTCCCGGGCGTCCAGCGGCTGACCTCCACCTTGGTCATGAAGCACGTCGTGGACGAGCGGCCCCTGCCCTCGTGA
- a CDS encoding PaaI family thioesterase produces MTERAQQRREQRQQPEQASPEVRARVRASFDRQGLMALLGARLTLIAPGRAHIVLPARPEVTQQHGYFHAGATSAIADTAGGYAALTLFPETSEVLTVEYKINLLAPAMGDHIEAVGTVVKSGRTLTVCQLEVFAVQSEERALVANGQQTLIRVNRPER; encoded by the coding sequence ATGACAGAGCGGGCACAGCAGCGGCGGGAGCAGCGGCAGCAGCCGGAACAGGCGAGCCCCGAGGTACGGGCACGCGTCCGGGCGAGCTTCGACCGCCAGGGCCTGATGGCCCTCCTCGGCGCGCGGCTGACCCTGATCGCACCGGGCCGGGCGCACATCGTCCTCCCGGCCCGGCCCGAAGTGACCCAGCAGCACGGCTACTTCCACGCGGGCGCCACCAGCGCGATCGCGGACACCGCGGGCGGCTACGCGGCGTTGACCCTGTTCCCGGAGACGAGTGAGGTGCTCACGGTCGAGTACAAGATCAACCTGCTGGCACCCGCGATGGGCGACCACATCGAGGCGGTCGGCACGGTCGTCAAGTCCGGACGCACCCTGACCGTCTGCCAGTTGGAGGTCTTCGCCGTCCAGAGCGAGGAACGCGCCCTGGTTGCCAACGGCCAGCAGACCCTGATCCGCGTGAACAGGCCGGAGCGGTAG
- a CDS encoding LysE family translocator has protein sequence MDTSTVAAFLAVDLLLVFTPGADWAYAITAGLRDRSVVPAVAGLIAGYAGYTALAVAGLVVIVASSATVLTALTIAGAAYLMWLGWGVLARPAVLGAATEAMPSSRARIMLKGAGISGLNPKALLLYFSLFPQFIDPGTGWPVAAQTGLLGALHMAACAAVYLAVGVFARTVLKTRPSAARAVTRASGAMMIAIGGFLLLERLAR, from the coding sequence ATGGATACGTCGACGGTGGCGGCTTTTCTGGCGGTGGATCTGCTGCTGGTGTTCACACCGGGCGCGGACTGGGCCTACGCGATCACGGCGGGGCTCCGGGACCGCTCGGTCGTCCCGGCGGTCGCGGGGCTGATAGCCGGCTACGCGGGATACACCGCGCTCGCCGTGGCCGGTCTGGTGGTGATCGTGGCAAGCTCCGCGACCGTACTCACCGCGCTGACCATTGCCGGGGCGGCGTACCTGATGTGGCTGGGGTGGGGCGTCCTGGCGCGGCCGGCGGTGCTGGGCGCGGCGACGGAGGCGATGCCCTCCTCGCGGGCGCGGATCATGCTCAAGGGGGCCGGGATCAGCGGGCTGAACCCCAAGGCGCTGCTGCTGTACTTCTCCCTCTTCCCGCAGTTCATCGACCCCGGAACGGGCTGGCCCGTCGCCGCGCAGACCGGACTGCTCGGCGCCCTCCACATGGCCGCCTGCGCGGCCGTCTACCTCGCCGTCGGTGTGTTCGCCCGTACGGTGCTGAAGACCCGGCCGTCGGCGGCGAGGGCGGTCACGCGTGCCTCCGGCGCCATGATGATCGCCATCGGCGGCTTCCTGCTGCTGGAGCGCCTGGCGCGCTGA
- a CDS encoding ATP-binding protein, translated as MRRRVGGADLAAVPEVRHALREMLEHWRERDSAEVAELLISELVTNALVHTETGAVVTATVADSRLRVEVRDFVAALPPPPLPGRPVPDDATHGRGLALVRSLADDWGIRSRPVGKVVWFELNGAAA; from the coding sequence ATTCGGCGCAGAGTCGGGGGCGCGGATCTGGCCGCCGTTCCCGAAGTACGGCACGCGCTGCGGGAGATGCTGGAGCACTGGCGGGAGCGGGACTCCGCGGAGGTGGCCGAGCTGCTCATCAGCGAGCTGGTCACCAACGCGCTGGTCCACACGGAGACCGGAGCGGTGGTCACGGCGACGGTGGCGGACAGCCGGCTGCGGGTGGAGGTACGGGACTTTGTCGCGGCGCTGCCCCCGCCACCCTTACCCGGCAGGCCGGTCCCCGACGACGCCACGCACGGCAGGGGGCTGGCGCTGGTGCGGAGCCTGGCGGACGACTGGGGGATACGGTCCAGGCCCGTCGGCAAGGTGGTCTGGTTCGAACTGAACGGGGCGGCGGCGTGA
- a CDS encoding GNAT family N-acetyltransferase gives MTITYEWRGAIDNAPLNALHADGFGSPAARTAGTDWRTRLHRHSLGWVCAREDGSLVGFVNVAWDGGVHAFLLDTVVARHRRSRGVGAALVAAAADGARAAGCAWLHVDFEERLRSFYVEVCGFRETSAGLIAL, from the coding sequence GTGACGATCACGTACGAGTGGCGGGGCGCCATCGACAACGCCCCCCTCAACGCACTGCACGCGGACGGCTTCGGCTCCCCAGCGGCCCGGACGGCCGGGACCGACTGGCGCACCCGCCTGCACCGCCACAGCCTCGGCTGGGTCTGCGCCCGCGAGGACGGCTCGCTGGTCGGCTTCGTCAACGTCGCCTGGGACGGCGGGGTCCACGCCTTCCTCCTGGACACCGTGGTCGCCCGGCACCGCCGGTCGCGCGGGGTGGGCGCCGCGCTCGTCGCGGCGGCGGCCGACGGGGCCCGCGCGGCCGGGTGCGCGTGGCTCCACGTCGACTTCGAGGAGCGTCTGCGCTCGTTCTACGTCGAGGTCTGCGGCTTCCGGGAGACCTCGGCCGGGCTGATCGCGCTCTGA
- the rsgA gene encoding ribosome small subunit-dependent GTPase A has protein sequence MSFSSLRASSAPHPLAAHGWDEGWEAEFAPHGVQGLVPGRVVRVDRGLCDVVTPDGTVRADTEFVVPRDPMKVVCTGDWVAVDPAGGDPRYVRALLTRRSAFVRSTSSKRSEGQILAANVDHALLVISLAVELDLGRTERFLALAWESGALPVVVLTKADLVDAAVLGHLAEDIKAVAPGVQVLAVSALTGEGVEVLSAVLSGGTSVLLGTSGAGKSSLANALLGADIMDVQAARDVDGKGRHTTTTRNLLALPGGGVLIDTPGLRGVGLWDAETGVGQAFAEIEALAAHCRFHDCAHGAEPGCAVLAAVADGSLAERRLDSYRKLLRENRYIVAKTDARLRGEIRRDWKRKGAEGRAAMEAKRGRVR, from the coding sequence TTGTCTTTCTCTTCTCTTCGCGCTTCCTCCGCTCCGCATCCCCTCGCCGCTCATGGCTGGGACGAGGGCTGGGAGGCCGAGTTCGCTCCGCACGGTGTTCAGGGGCTGGTGCCCGGTCGTGTCGTCCGGGTGGACCGCGGGCTCTGCGATGTCGTCACCCCGGACGGCACCGTACGGGCCGACACCGAGTTCGTCGTGCCGCGCGACCCGATGAAGGTGGTGTGCACGGGGGACTGGGTCGCCGTCGACCCGGCGGGCGGCGATCCGCGGTACGTACGTGCCCTCCTCACGCGCCGCAGCGCCTTCGTACGCTCCACGTCGTCCAAGCGCTCCGAGGGCCAGATCCTCGCCGCCAACGTCGACCACGCCCTCCTCGTGATCTCCCTCGCCGTCGAACTCGACCTGGGCCGCACCGAACGCTTTCTCGCCCTGGCCTGGGAGAGCGGCGCCCTCCCGGTCGTCGTTCTCACCAAGGCGGACCTGGTCGACGCCGCCGTCCTCGGGCATCTCGCCGAGGACATCAAGGCCGTCGCGCCCGGGGTGCAGGTGCTGGCCGTCAGCGCTCTGACGGGGGAGGGCGTCGAGGTGCTCTCCGCGGTCCTTTCCGGCGGTACGAGCGTGCTGCTCGGTACGTCGGGGGCGGGCAAGTCGTCCCTCGCCAACGCCCTGCTCGGGGCCGACATCATGGACGTACAGGCCGCCCGGGACGTGGACGGCAAGGGGCGGCACACCACCACGACCCGCAATCTCCTCGCCCTGCCCGGCGGTGGGGTGCTCATCGACACCCCCGGGCTGCGCGGGGTCGGGCTCTGGGACGCGGAGACCGGCGTCGGGCAGGCGTTCGCGGAGATCGAGGCGCTCGCCGCGCACTGCCGCTTCCACGACTGCGCCCACGGTGCGGAGCCCGGCTGCGCCGTGCTCGCCGCGGTGGCGGACGGCTCGCTGGCCGAACGGCGGCTGGACAGCTACCGCAAGCTCCTGCGGGAGAACCGGTACATCGTCGCCAAGACCGACGCCCGGCTGCGTGGGGAGATCCGGCGCGACTGGAAGCGCAAGGGCGCGGAGGGGCGCGCCGCCATGGAGGCCAAGCGCGGGCGCGTGCGGTAG
- a CDS encoding SGNH/GDSL hydrolase family protein gives MKPLPHASRISRRTLLTAAAAGAVTAVSPVTATASPTRATAPGPRAAAPFHTVGRVSPAAGGAVRYTWPGIAFEGRFRGTGVGIVLDDADNDYDVQIDGTTTTTLVTPGRTTSWIGGLRHTEHTVRIVKRTESPWAAGLFGGFVAAPGGAILARPRARSRQIEFIGDSFTAGYGNASGTRDCSGNGGVNRNSNADLSFGALTARALGADHQLNAYSGLGMVRNYNGGNPTTDFRTYYDRALLNVEGDIWQRPNTWRPQVIVVGLGINDFSTALNPGERWATEDDLAAAYATAYHGFLDTLRTRYGRGAYIVVSTTPLPNTTALTRTAERVVRERGGRGDHRIGHWSYDDPGLDRLGCDWHPSLNDHRIISGLLLGHLAALPLRW, from the coding sequence ATGAAGCCACTTCCGCACGCCTCCCGGATATCCCGCCGCACCCTGCTCACGGCCGCCGCCGCGGGCGCGGTGACCGCCGTCTCCCCGGTGACCGCCACCGCCTCCCCCACCCGGGCCACCGCCCCCGGCCCCCGCGCAGCGGCCCCATTCCACACGGTGGGCCGCGTCAGCCCGGCCGCCGGCGGCGCCGTCCGGTACACCTGGCCCGGCATCGCCTTCGAGGGCCGGTTCCGCGGCACCGGCGTGGGCATCGTCCTCGACGACGCCGACAACGACTACGACGTCCAGATCGACGGTACGACCACCACCACCCTGGTGACCCCCGGCCGGACGACCTCCTGGATCGGCGGCCTCCGCCACACCGAACACACCGTACGGATCGTCAAACGTACGGAAAGCCCCTGGGCCGCGGGCCTGTTCGGCGGCTTCGTGGCGGCTCCCGGAGGCGCGATCCTCGCGAGGCCCCGGGCGCGGAGCAGGCAGATCGAGTTCATCGGCGACTCCTTCACCGCCGGATACGGCAACGCCTCGGGCACCCGCGACTGCTCGGGCAACGGCGGGGTCAACCGGAACAGCAACGCCGACCTCTCCTTCGGCGCCCTCACCGCCCGCGCCCTCGGCGCCGACCACCAGCTCAACGCGTACTCCGGCCTCGGCATGGTCCGCAACTACAACGGCGGCAACCCCACCACCGACTTCCGTACGTACTACGACCGCGCCCTGCTGAACGTCGAGGGCGACATCTGGCAGCGGCCGAACACCTGGCGGCCCCAGGTCATCGTGGTGGGCCTCGGCATCAACGACTTCTCGACCGCCCTCAACCCCGGTGAGCGCTGGGCCACGGAGGACGATCTCGCCGCCGCCTACGCGACCGCGTACCACGGCTTCCTCGACACACTGCGCACCCGGTACGGCCGCGGGGCGTACATCGTGGTCAGCACCACCCCGCTCCCCAACACCACCGCCCTCACCCGGACCGCGGAGCGGGTCGTACGGGAACGCGGCGGACGCGGCGACCACCGGATCGGCCACTGGTCCTACGACGATCCTGGGCTGGACCGCCTCGGCTGCGACTGGCATCCCTCGCTGAACGACCACCGGATCATCTCCGGCCTGCTCCTCGGCCACCTCGCCGCCCTGCCGCTGCGCTGGTGA
- a CDS encoding protein phosphatase 2C domain-containing protein yields MNQQGQPPAGDDWWNRLYEESLPDAEPPAADAEPPDAEPPDPEPPADAEPPPDAGPRTHVGDRPPTYGPEPTALPAADADRVHEIVPDTVLDGASYGAYTLRAMSVRGDSARHRGDPRRDALLTARFGTGPSALVLVAVASGARAAAGSARAAADACRWTGAAVGRSHGRLSDDIRAGRRGDLKSGLHRLTDRTFGKLRARAAELGLEPGEYTTSLRCLLLSADPECRTRVFFGIGDGGLFRLRDGAWQDLEPLLPAPASAGTGGPVVGYGSPPRQPRQPADTPAPAGDDRLTVDPDIARLHVPYIEGPLPPQSDPFRFRASVARPGDTLLLCGPGLAEPMRAVPALSAELAGRWAAPEPPGLGGFLADAGLRVKGYADDRTAVGVWEG; encoded by the coding sequence ATGAACCAGCAGGGGCAGCCGCCCGCCGGCGACGACTGGTGGAACCGGCTGTACGAAGAGTCCTTACCGGATGCCGAACCGCCGGCGGCGGACGCCGAGCCACCGGACGCCGAGCCACCGGACCCCGAGCCACCGGCGGACGCCGAACCGCCACCGGACGCCGGGCCCCGCACCCATGTCGGCGACCGGCCGCCCACCTACGGCCCCGAGCCGACCGCGCTGCCCGCCGCCGACGCCGACCGCGTGCACGAGATCGTCCCCGACACGGTCCTCGACGGCGCCTCCTACGGCGCGTACACCCTGCGGGCGATGTCCGTACGGGGCGACTCCGCGCGCCACCGCGGCGACCCCCGGCGCGACGCCCTGCTCACCGCGCGCTTCGGGACCGGCCCGAGCGCCCTCGTCCTCGTCGCCGTCGCCAGTGGCGCCCGGGCCGCCGCCGGGAGCGCCCGGGCGGCGGCGGACGCCTGCCGGTGGACCGGCGCCGCCGTCGGACGCAGCCACGGCCGGCTCTCCGACGACATACGGGCCGGCCGCAGGGGCGACCTGAAGTCCGGGCTGCACCGGCTCACCGACCGCACCTTCGGCAAGCTGCGCGCCCGCGCCGCCGAGCTGGGGCTGGAGCCGGGCGAGTACACCACGAGCCTGCGCTGCCTGCTGCTCTCCGCCGACCCCGAGTGCCGGACCCGGGTCTTCTTCGGGATCGGTGACGGCGGCCTCTTCCGGCTCAGGGACGGCGCCTGGCAGGACCTGGAACCGCTGCTTCCGGCACCCGCGTCCGCCGGCACCGGCGGACCGGTCGTCGGCTACGGCTCGCCCCCGCGGCAGCCGCGGCAGCCGGCGGACACGCCCGCGCCCGCCGGGGACGACCGGCTGACCGTGGATCCGGACATCGCGCGGCTCCACGTCCCGTACATCGAGGGCCCGCTGCCGCCGCAGTCCGACCCGTTCCGCTTCCGCGCCTCGGTGGCCCGGCCCGGCGACACCCTGCTTCTGTGCGGCCCCGGGCTCGCGGAGCCGATGCGCGCCGTGCCGGCCCTGAGCGCCGAGCTGGCGGGCCGCTGGGCCGCCCCGGAGCCGCCGGGGCTGGGCGGGTTCCTCGCGGACGCCGGCCTCCGGGTGAAGGGCTACGCCGACGACCGTACGGCCGTCGGCGTCTGGGAGGGGTAA
- a CDS encoding DUF456 domain-containing protein, which produces MDVWQLVLVGLVMLLGLLGVLVPGVPGQAIVWAAVLWWALTDTSRPAWGVLIGATALLLLNQALRPLLPGRRTRRTGAPHRTLVVGGVTAIAGFFVVPVAGGILGFVGGIYGAERIRLGSHRDGWASARTVMRAAGCSLLVELFACLLVVGAWLGTVIWAGS; this is translated from the coding sequence ATGGACGTGTGGCAGCTCGTGCTGGTCGGCCTGGTCATGCTGCTCGGTCTGCTCGGTGTGCTGGTCCCGGGGGTGCCCGGCCAGGCGATCGTCTGGGCGGCGGTGCTCTGGTGGGCGCTGACCGACACCAGCCGGCCCGCGTGGGGCGTACTGATCGGCGCGACGGCCCTGCTGCTGCTCAACCAGGCGCTGCGCCCGCTGCTCCCCGGCCGCAGGACACGCCGGACCGGCGCCCCGCACCGGACGCTGGTGGTGGGCGGGGTGACGGCCATCGCCGGCTTCTTCGTGGTGCCGGTGGCGGGCGGGATCCTGGGGTTCGTCGGGGGAATTTACGGCGCGGAGCGGATCAGGCTGGGCAGCCACCGGGACGGCTGGGCGTCGGCCCGTACGGTGATGCGCGCGGCGGGCTGCTCGCTGCTGGTGGAGCTGTTCGCGTGCCTCCTGGTGGTGGGGGCGTGGCTGGGTACGGTGATCTGGGCGGGGTCGTAG